A genomic segment from Paenibacillus sp. FSL K6-1096 encodes:
- a CDS encoding BlaI/MecI/CopY family transcriptional regulator: MAVKLFDSELKVMEILWELGETTAKRIAEILKQETGWSKTTTYTVIKKCIEKEAVQRADPNFVCRPLITREQAQEQETLELIDKMYGGAADKLVASLLDRRILSAEEIRRLKQLVDLLEQEEN, from the coding sequence ATGGCTGTGAAGCTGTTCGATTCTGAACTGAAGGTTATGGAAATCTTATGGGAACTCGGGGAAACCACGGCGAAGCGGATTGCTGAGATTCTGAAGCAGGAGACCGGCTGGAGCAAGACGACCACCTATACCGTCATCAAGAAGTGTATTGAGAAAGAGGCCGTTCAGCGCGCAGATCCTAATTTCGTCTGCCGGCCGCTGATCACCCGGGAGCAGGCACAGGAGCAGGAAACGCTGGAGCTAATCGATAAAATGTACGGCGGTGCCGCCGACAAGCTGGTAGCTTCTCTGCTCGACCGCCGGATATTATCCGCAGAAGAGATCCGCCGCTTGAAGCAACTGGTGGATCTGTTGGAACAGGAGGAGAACTAG
- a CDS encoding TraX family protein: MSNRTLKMIAVLTMLYDHLSRIFSPDDLFLAIQDVLTRTFPGQSEVWSVLYIILSFGSSLIGRLAAPIFMYCIVLGFIHTRNVQRYMARLLGFALISQLPYVLLFGIAEPRIYSLEPDPWGQPLNILFTLCLGLFTLWTYEYLCRFHTVWGQLAVAGLVAVGWLLPIEGGKGAVLIIFLLYWLRRLPKLHQAALWIIMLPLARWGLTSWLIEDFNDLSVRLTVIINLVGIYLGILLSLTYNGTKGEIPRWLQYGFYWFYPIHLLVIGTIGWFISI, encoded by the coding sequence ATGAGTAACAGAACATTGAAAATGATTGCTGTTTTAACAATGCTGTATGATCATTTGTCACGTATTTTTTCACCGGACGATCTATTTTTAGCTATACAGGATGTATTAACCCGCACATTTCCCGGGCAATCTGAGGTCTGGTCGGTCTTGTACATCATTCTCTCATTCGGCTCAAGCCTGATTGGCAGACTAGCCGCTCCGATCTTTATGTACTGTATCGTGCTGGGATTCATACATACCCGTAATGTACAGAGATACATGGCCAGATTGCTGGGTTTCGCGCTGATCTCCCAGCTTCCTTATGTGTTGCTGTTCGGTATAGCTGAGCCCCGGATATATAGCCTGGAGCCAGACCCTTGGGGACAACCATTGAACATACTGTTCACCTTATGCCTTGGGCTGTTCACACTATGGACTTATGAATATCTATGCAGATTTCACACGGTATGGGGGCAACTGGCTGTGGCCGGATTAGTTGCTGTTGGCTGGCTGCTGCCCATTGAAGGGGGCAAAGGCGCTGTTCTGATTATATTCCTGTTATACTGGCTGAGAAGGTTGCCAAAGTTACATCAGGCTGCACTATGGATTATCATGCTGCCGCTTGCCCGCTGGGGCCTTACCTCCTGGCTAATCGAAGACTTCAATGATCTCTCTGTCCGGTTAACGGTAATTATCAACCTTGTAGGTATTTATCTGGGGATTCTGCTTAGCCTCACTTATAACGGAACCAAGGGGGAGATTCCCCGATGGCTGCAGTATGGCTTCTATTGGTTTTATCCAATTCATTTGCTTGTAATAGGAACGATCGGATGGTTTATCTCAATCTGA
- a CDS encoding WG repeat-containing protein produces the protein MYASHSWLHRRKHTGKLAAGLIALAACFGLGSGTAHADRWEIFDQGEHLFLPEGPIEVGEVVMLPLRPVAERFGYTFTSVTNKEIVLTGKDGRKAVIRLGTKTALLEYEGGAKVQLMAQIPRNFNGAWFIDLALAGAMGGQGHSTVPGTNFIQLRPVSGDAKEQLERQYWFSFKDKGQTVFVNNQGQEQLQTVYTSPLDFGYDDLLPVKKSGYTAGYMNRAGELAIDAPHYQLGLFSEGLAWFKDLVNTENGGVTVRMGYMNRAGKVIIPGIYNRAYDFSDGLAKVTRAGKTYYINHNGQMVIPPIPGLQNSESFSDGLAAVTVRTTAGGKSVLRTGFIDTAGKWAIKPIYESATPFSEGIATATVNGKSGLINTAGKWIVKPQYSGGSTFLGQFRDGHILLTLSGKHDYTQRLVDTKGKIITVPGTGQLTGFGDDIVSYNDTGGYGFKTFAGAVIVKPMYSYMSDFKAGAGKGFIDYNDVYEAHLINKAGKVVWSTGSPASE, from the coding sequence ATGTACGCATCTCATTCATGGCTTCATAGACGCAAGCACACGGGAAAGCTGGCCGCAGGCCTCATCGCGCTGGCTGCTTGCTTCGGACTCGGCAGCGGCACGGCCCATGCGGACCGCTGGGAGATTTTTGACCAAGGCGAGCATTTATTTTTGCCGGAGGGGCCTATAGAGGTGGGGGAGGTGGTGATGCTGCCGCTTCGCCCGGTCGCCGAGCGGTTTGGATATACGTTCACCTCAGTGACGAATAAGGAGATTGTCCTGACCGGTAAGGACGGGCGTAAGGCAGTGATCCGCCTGGGTACCAAGACGGCCTTGCTGGAATATGAAGGCGGTGCCAAAGTACAGCTCATGGCACAGATTCCGCGCAATTTTAACGGAGCTTGGTTTATTGATCTGGCATTAGCTGGAGCTATGGGCGGGCAAGGCCACTCTACCGTTCCCGGCACCAACTTCATTCAGCTTCGTCCCGTATCAGGGGATGCGAAGGAGCAGCTCGAACGCCAATATTGGTTCAGCTTCAAGGATAAGGGCCAGACGGTATTCGTGAATAACCAAGGGCAAGAGCAGCTCCAGACGGTTTATACTTCTCCTCTGGACTTTGGTTATGATGACCTGCTTCCGGTGAAGAAGTCCGGTTATACAGCCGGGTACATGAACCGTGCAGGGGAGCTTGCCATTGATGCGCCGCACTACCAGCTTGGACTGTTCAGTGAAGGGCTGGCCTGGTTCAAGGATCTCGTCAATACGGAGAACGGCGGGGTTACGGTAAGAATGGGATATATGAACCGGGCGGGGAAGGTTATTATTCCGGGGATTTACAACCGGGCTTATGATTTCTCGGATGGGCTGGCGAAGGTGACCAGAGCAGGCAAGACCTATTATATTAACCACAACGGCCAGATGGTGATCCCGCCGATCCCCGGGCTGCAGAACAGCGAGTCCTTCTCGGATGGTCTGGCGGCTGTGACCGTACGAACCACAGCAGGCGGCAAAAGCGTCCTCCGGACAGGCTTCATCGACACCGCAGGCAAGTGGGCGATCAAGCCCATCTATGAGTCGGCCACCCCGTTCTCGGAGGGAATTGCTACGGCAACGGTGAACGGCAAAAGCGGCCTCATCAACACTGCTGGCAAGTGGATTGTGAAGCCGCAGTATAGCGGCGGAAGTACTTTTCTCGGACAGTTTCGTGACGGGCATATTCTGCTTACGCTGAGCGGCAAGCATGATTATACGCAGCGGCTTGTCGATACCAAGGGCAAGATCATCACCGTTCCGGGAACCGGCCAGCTTACAGGATTCGGAGATGACATCGTCTCGTATAATGATACGGGCGGATATGGCTTCAAGACGTTCGCGGGAGCAGTCATCGTCAAACCAATGTACTCTTATATGTCGGACTTCAAAGCAGGCGCGGGCAAAGGATTCATTGATTACAATGATGTCTACGAAGCTCATCTGATCAATAAAGCTGGTAAAGTGGTGTGGAGTACCGGCTCTCCGGCTTCAGAGTGA
- a CDS encoding carboxylesterase family protein, with product MLRLVKVENGMVKGLPAADPRITSFKGIPFAAPPVGENRWRAPQPAEDWEGVLQAHEFAPVSMQVRQEIDDNNIYTREWAVEPDIAMSEDCLYLNVWTPAKQADEKLPVYVWYFGGGLQVGHPAEMEFDGERIARRGIVVVTINYRLNIFGFLCHPEITAESPEAPANFGNLDQQAATRWVKRNIAAFGGDPDNITIGGQSAGGGSVMSQLTSPQNEGLFQRAIVESGIYTNLYPGTLLPPLRGTLQEAEQDGIEFFKYLGVSTLAEARKLDAVYLRDKAVALGGFWGTVTDQKFQVGNPFDLFIQNKRWQVPVMLGHTSSEFFSTPKVQSYEEFEQLAADMFGEDAETFLELSGAQPDAVQEAAERAAVSGIEYAIRIAGQANADNGGGAPLYYYNFDAEIPGWDNPGTFHSVDLWFFFETLAKCWRPFVGKHYDLARQMCNYTAHFIRTGDPNGPDSTGEALPHWEPYTPEAPYGMLFADKSEFLRQPPGAVMDFLVKQYFKNAKKPVQS from the coding sequence ATGCTTAGATTGGTGAAGGTTGAGAACGGTATGGTCAAAGGCCTGCCCGCAGCCGATCCCCGGATTACGAGCTTCAAGGGAATTCCGTTCGCGGCGCCGCCTGTCGGCGAGAACCGCTGGCGGGCGCCGCAGCCTGCCGAAGACTGGGAAGGCGTGCTGCAGGCCCACGAGTTCGCGCCGGTCTCCATGCAGGTCAGACAGGAAATCGACGACAACAACATCTATACCCGTGAGTGGGCGGTAGAGCCGGACATTGCAATGAGCGAGGATTGTCTATACCTGAACGTATGGACCCCGGCCAAGCAAGCGGACGAGAAGCTTCCGGTCTATGTATGGTATTTCGGCGGCGGGCTGCAGGTGGGTCACCCGGCAGAGATGGAATTTGACGGTGAACGGATTGCCCGCCGGGGCATCGTGGTGGTGACGATCAACTACCGGCTGAATATCTTCGGCTTCCTGTGCCACCCTGAGATTACAGCGGAATCGCCGGAGGCGCCCGCCAACTTCGGTAACCTTGACCAGCAGGCGGCAACCCGCTGGGTGAAGCGCAATATCGCGGCCTTTGGCGGCGACCCGGACAATATCACCATTGGCGGGCAATCAGCGGGCGGCGGCAGTGTCATGAGCCAGCTTACCTCCCCGCAGAATGAGGGCCTGTTTCAGCGGGCGATTGTTGAAAGCGGTATCTATACGAATCTGTACCCGGGAACCCTGCTGCCGCCGCTTCGGGGCACGCTGCAGGAGGCCGAGCAGGATGGCATCGAGTTCTTCAAATATCTTGGCGTATCTACTCTTGCGGAAGCGCGGAAGCTGGATGCGGTCTATCTGCGGGACAAGGCCGTAGCGCTTGGCGGGTTCTGGGGCACGGTTACCGACCAGAAGTTCCAGGTGGGCAATCCGTTTGATTTATTCATCCAAAATAAACGCTGGCAGGTGCCGGTCATGCTCGGCCATACCTCCTCCGAGTTCTTCAGCACCCCGAAGGTACAGTCATATGAGGAGTTCGAGCAGCTTGCAGCGGATATGTTCGGGGAAGATGCAGAGACCTTCCTGGAGCTAAGCGGCGCGCAGCCGGATGCGGTCCAGGAAGCGGCAGAGCGGGCCGCAGTAAGCGGGATCGAATACGCGATCCGGATCGCCGGACAGGCAAATGCCGATAACGGAGGCGGGGCGCCGCTCTATTACTATAATTTCGATGCCGAGATTCCGGGCTGGGATAACCCGGGCACCTTCCACTCGGTGGATCTGTGGTTCTTCTTCGAGACACTGGCCAAGTGCTGGCGGCCGTTTGTCGGCAAGCATTACGATCTGGCCCGTCAGATGTGCAATTATACCGCGCATTTCATCCGCACCGGAGACCCGAACGGCCCGGATTCCACCGGCGAAGCATTGCCGCACTGGGAGCCGTATACCCCGGAAGCTCCTTACGGGATGCTGTTCGCTGACAAGTCGGAGTTCTTGAGACAGCCGCCCGGAGCGGTAATGGATTTTCTGGTGAAGCAATATTTCAAGAACGCCAAGAAGCCGGTCC